The Spirosoma radiotolerans genome has a window encoding:
- a CDS encoding M48 family metalloprotease, whose product MSTALAGPLIAQTNTLPLPLGSGAFICSYTGGKIGPQVVCSPTTASNGHAEKVVDRILKPIGLIRNFKVIECSNTDNCFATVLKGQRFIVYDGAFMQQIEEETETDWSAISIMAHEIGHHLQGHTIDGRGGQPIKEIEADKFSGFVLHQLGASLDEATVAVRALGDEHATSTHPAKPARVEAIRKGWLEAESMYPKSRTAIKTPVAMAPKAITPTNTPAVAARPVIAPKAPVGSSSRVGCVSGDCEDGTGTFVYPTRERYVGEFEEGDKHGEGVEYYADGKLKYKGNFRDNLRSDYGVYYYRNGDKYAGWFQNNIPNGKGTYYFADGDKIVATFRNGKPMQ is encoded by the coding sequence TTGAGTACGGCCCTTGCTGGCCCCCTGATTGCCCAGACCAATACGCTGCCATTACCCTTAGGGTCGGGTGCCTTCATTTGTAGTTATACAGGCGGCAAGATCGGCCCGCAGGTAGTCTGCTCCCCAACAACGGCCTCCAACGGCCATGCCGAGAAAGTAGTGGATCGAATCCTGAAACCCATTGGCCTGATCCGTAATTTCAAAGTCATCGAGTGCTCCAACACCGACAACTGTTTTGCGACTGTTCTTAAAGGGCAGCGGTTTATCGTCTACGATGGGGCTTTCATGCAGCAAATCGAAGAAGAAACCGAAACGGACTGGTCGGCGATAAGCATCATGGCGCACGAAATTGGCCACCATTTGCAGGGCCACACGATTGACGGCCGGGGCGGCCAGCCGATAAAAGAAATTGAAGCCGATAAGTTTTCGGGCTTTGTGCTGCACCAGTTAGGCGCTTCACTGGACGAGGCAACGGTAGCCGTACGCGCCCTGGGCGATGAACATGCCACATCCACACACCCGGCAAAACCGGCTCGTGTTGAGGCCATTCGGAAAGGCTGGCTGGAAGCGGAATCTATGTATCCAAAAAGCCGAACAGCCATCAAAACACCGGTGGCTATGGCACCAAAAGCCATTACACCCACGAATACACCTGCGGTTGCCGCCCGGCCAGTGATTGCCCCAAAGGCTCCCGTTGGTAGTTCGTCAAGAGTCGGCTGCGTATCGGGCGATTGTGAAGACGGAACCGGCACATTCGTCTACCCTACCCGCGAACGCTACGTTGGCGAGTTTGAGGAAGGCGATAAACACGGGGAAGGCGTCGAATATTACGCAGACGGCAAGTTAAAATACAAAGGCAATTTCCGCGATAACCTCCGCTCCGATTATGGGGTGTACTATTACCGAAACGGAGATAAGTATGCGGGCTGGTTCCAGAACAATATCCCCAATGGCAAGGGAACCTATTACTTCGCGGATGGGGACAAAATCGTGGCTACGTTCAGAAATGGGAAGCCGATGCAATAA
- a CDS encoding RluA family pseudouridine synthase, with protein MKLVFEDLILFENEDYILINKPPHVASLDERTTDRGGQSILRLAKAYHADAQLGHRLDKETSGILAIAKNPEAYRHLAMQFEHREVTKRYHAVANGVHNFEGISVYLPISPIKDGTAVRIDREHGKVAETIFNTLQAYRTATLVECMPVTGRMHQIRVHLMCLKAPIVNDPTYGGKPVFLSDIKRNFNLKEGTEELPLIHRVALHAHSLTFALLDGEEQTFVAPYPKDFNVLVKQLEKFA; from the coding sequence ATGAAATTAGTCTTTGAAGACCTCATCCTTTTTGAAAATGAGGACTATATATTGATCAACAAACCGCCCCACGTAGCCTCGCTCGACGAACGGACAACGGACCGGGGCGGCCAGAGTATTCTGCGGCTGGCTAAAGCCTACCATGCCGACGCTCAACTCGGCCATCGGCTGGATAAAGAAACGTCGGGTATTCTGGCTATCGCCAAAAATCCGGAAGCTTATCGCCACCTGGCCATGCAATTTGAGCACCGCGAGGTAACGAAACGCTACCATGCTGTGGCCAATGGGGTGCACAACTTTGAGGGCATTTCGGTGTACTTACCCATTTCGCCCATCAAAGACGGAACCGCCGTTCGCATTGATCGCGAGCATGGAAAAGTGGCCGAAACAATCTTCAATACCTTACAGGCCTACCGGACAGCAACCTTGGTCGAATGCATGCCCGTTACGGGTCGAATGCACCAGATTCGGGTGCATTTAATGTGCCTGAAGGCCCCTATCGTCAACGACCCAACATACGGTGGAAAGCCCGTCTTTCTGTCCGATATAAAGCGCAACTTCAACCTGAAAGAAGGCACCGAAGAGCTTCCGCTGATTCATCGGGTTGCGCTCCACGCCCATTCCCTAACCTTTGCGTTACTGGACGGCGAAGAGCAAACGTTTGTGGCTCCCTACCCTAAAGATTTCAACGTGCTGGTGAAGCAGTTGGAGAAATTCGCTTAG
- a CDS encoding Rossmann-like and DUF2520 domain-containing protein has protein sequence MEISFIGAGNLAWHLAPALENAGHHINEVYSHQLKHARQLVSNLYDAHTHSELNFADSPSQLFVLAIPDDALESVCSQLVLPENALVVHTSGARSLESLENWMAIYSDVPVRTGVFYPLQTFTKGQSFMLFDEIPLCIEATDSTTEDTLVQLGQAMSDTVYIITSEERRTLHVAAVFACNFTNHLLTIAHDLTVRDGLEFDLLRPIIAETFRKGLAAPNPTAVQTGPARRGDLTTIETHLTYLSNQPKLAEIYQLLTQSIRSQYSQ, from the coding sequence ATGGAAATTTCGTTTATTGGCGCTGGCAATCTGGCCTGGCACCTTGCTCCAGCGCTCGAAAATGCTGGCCATCATATCAACGAGGTATATAGTCACCAGCTCAAGCACGCCCGGCAACTGGTCAGCAATCTTTACGATGCTCATACCCACTCCGAACTGAATTTCGCCGATAGTCCGTCGCAGCTGTTCGTGCTGGCCATCCCCGACGATGCCCTCGAAAGCGTTTGCTCCCAGTTGGTGTTACCTGAAAACGCCCTCGTTGTGCACACGTCAGGTGCGCGCTCGCTGGAGTCGCTGGAAAACTGGATGGCTATTTACAGCGATGTCCCCGTTCGAACGGGCGTTTTTTATCCGCTTCAGACCTTTACCAAAGGGCAGTCGTTCATGCTCTTCGATGAGATTCCGCTTTGTATCGAAGCCACTGACAGCACAACCGAAGATACCTTGGTTCAACTGGGACAAGCAATGAGCGATACCGTTTACATTATCACCTCCGAAGAACGTCGTACCTTACACGTTGCCGCTGTTTTTGCCTGTAATTTCACCAACCACCTGCTTACCATTGCGCATGATCTGACGGTTCGGGATGGACTGGAATTCGACTTGCTGCGACCTATTATTGCCGAAACCTTTCGGAAAGGGCTGGCGGCTCCAAACCCCACTGCTGTGCAGACGGGTCCGGCCCGCCGGGGTGATCTGACAACCATCGAGACTCATTTGACCTACCTGAGCAATCAGCCAAAACTAGCCGAAATTTATCAGTTACTCACCCAAAGTATTCGGTCTCAATACAGTCAGTGA
- a CDS encoding WD40/YVTN/BNR-like repeat-containing protein: MKQLLCLLIGTLSLSVPALSQWQPQSVGTDASFRAVSVSGADVAWIGGTKGTFLHTADGGKTWQTGTVPDAQGCDFRDVQAIDAQTAYLMSAGPAEKGQARLYKTTDGGQHWTLLYQTQQTGVFFDGIDFWDDQHGIIFSDPLTDPSVGRRWFMLTTDDGGKTWQPIPPASLPVMEPNEAAFAASGTSIVVQGKRNVWIASGGGVFGRVFRSKDRGRTWAVSNTPLPAGEATGLFGMHFFTEKIGVVVGGNYKQEQQPGPNGAITRDGGQTWTLLTPTDPPGLKEAVALLPGDRLLAVGPSGTSLSADQGQTWQRLDTDGFHSVACAKGTCYAVGAKGKVAIQRFK, translated from the coding sequence ATGAAACAACTCCTTTGTCTCCTCATAGGGACACTGTCGCTCAGTGTCCCCGCTTTGTCTCAGTGGCAACCTCAATCCGTTGGGACCGACGCCAGTTTCCGGGCGGTTAGTGTATCTGGAGCCGATGTCGCCTGGATTGGCGGTACCAAAGGCACCTTTCTTCATACGGCTGATGGCGGAAAAACCTGGCAAACAGGCACTGTTCCTGATGCTCAAGGCTGCGATTTCCGTGATGTGCAGGCAATTGATGCCCAAACCGCTTACCTGATGAGCGCTGGCCCGGCCGAAAAAGGTCAGGCCCGGCTTTACAAAACAACGGATGGCGGTCAGCACTGGACGCTTCTCTATCAAACCCAACAAACGGGCGTGTTCTTTGACGGAATTGATTTCTGGGACGATCAACACGGTATTATTTTCAGCGACCCCCTAACCGATCCGTCTGTTGGGCGCCGGTGGTTTATGTTGACAACCGACGATGGCGGCAAAACCTGGCAACCTATTCCCCCGGCCAGCCTTCCCGTGATGGAGCCGAACGAAGCTGCTTTTGCCGCCAGCGGCACCAGTATCGTTGTGCAAGGCAAGCGAAACGTCTGGATTGCGTCGGGTGGCGGGGTATTTGGCCGCGTGTTTCGGTCCAAAGACCGGGGACGCACGTGGGCCGTCAGCAACACGCCTTTACCTGCTGGCGAAGCCACGGGTTTGTTTGGGATGCATTTCTTCACCGAAAAAATTGGCGTAGTCGTTGGCGGGAATTATAAGCAGGAACAGCAGCCCGGCCCCAATGGCGCCATCACCCGCGACGGTGGGCAAACCTGGACACTCCTCACCCCAACCGATCCGCCCGGCCTGAAAGAAGCCGTTGCGTTGCTTCCCGGCGACCGCTTGCTTGCTGTTGGTCCATCTGGCACAAGCCTCTCCGCCGATCAGGGGCAAACCTGGCAACGGCTCGATACGGACGGTTTTCATTCGGTAGCCTGCGCCAAAGGCACCTGTTATGCCGTGGGGGCCAAAGGAAAAGTGGCCATACAGCGGTTTAAGTAA
- a CDS encoding NADPH-dependent F420 reductase, with amino-acid sequence MSTSTTTSIGIIGAGNIAQGFARHVAKAGYPVMISNSRGPESLADLVTSLGNDIKAGTVTDAAQADIVLLALPWQHLSEGLAGLPAWNGRIVIDATNFIVFPEFKPADLGDRTSSEVVAELVPGARLVKAFNTLDAAVLAADPHQAGGQRVLFFSGDDKEAKETVSQLIKAIGFAGIDLGGLVTGGKLQQFGGPLPTHNLIKLPK; translated from the coding sequence ATGAGCACATCGACCACAACCAGCATTGGCATTATAGGCGCGGGTAACATAGCCCAGGGGTTTGCCCGACACGTAGCGAAGGCTGGTTATCCAGTAATGATCAGCAATAGTCGTGGTCCTGAATCACTGGCCGATCTGGTCACTTCCCTTGGCAATGATATCAAGGCGGGTACGGTAACAGATGCAGCACAGGCGGATATCGTCCTGCTGGCATTGCCGTGGCAGCACTTATCAGAAGGGCTTGCCGGTTTGCCAGCCTGGAATGGTCGTATTGTTATAGATGCCACCAACTTTATTGTTTTCCCGGAATTCAAACCGGCTGACCTCGGCGACAGGACATCGAGTGAAGTGGTGGCCGAGTTGGTGCCTGGCGCGCGCCTTGTGAAAGCGTTCAATACACTTGATGCAGCCGTGCTGGCTGCTGATCCGCATCAAGCCGGTGGGCAACGGGTTCTTTTCTTTTCGGGTGATGACAAGGAGGCTAAGGAAACCGTCAGTCAACTGATCAAAGCTATTGGCTTTGCCGGTATTGATCTTGGCGGACTCGTCACGGGCGGAAAATTGCAGCAGTTTGGCGGGCCTTTGCCTACCCATAACCTGATTAAACTGCCTAAATAA
- a CDS encoding NAD(P)H-quinone oxidoreductase, whose translation MKAIMITRPGDGSVLELQEQPTPQPQSGQLLIRVRAAGVNRSDIHQRTGGYGMDPTGQIPGLEIAGVVEQCGPNTSRWRVGDRVCALVSGGGYADHVTVDERHCLPIPSNLTFVEAASLPETILTVWSTVFRWGHLSGGENLLIHGGSSGIGVTAIQLAKAFGASAYATAGSDEKCAFCEEIGAVKCVNYKKEDFEKVLEDINIHVILDMVGGDYTPKNLRLLATDGRLMFINAMQGADSQIHIPTLMQKRITISGSMLKPRDANFKANLTADVEKQVWPLLSDDRFKPIIYRTFPLSEAASAQELMTSSEHIGKIVLVVD comes from the coding sequence ATGAAAGCAATCATGATCACACGTCCCGGCGATGGTTCAGTTCTCGAATTACAGGAACAACCTACGCCACAACCCCAATCAGGGCAACTCCTCATACGTGTACGGGCAGCGGGCGTCAATCGAAGTGATATTCATCAGCGAACCGGTGGCTATGGCATGGACCCTACAGGCCAAATTCCCGGACTTGAAATAGCTGGCGTTGTGGAGCAGTGCGGCCCCAACACCAGCCGCTGGCGGGTTGGCGACAGGGTATGTGCCCTAGTGAGCGGAGGAGGTTATGCTGACCATGTAACGGTCGATGAGCGGCACTGCCTCCCCATCCCATCGAATCTGACATTTGTTGAAGCGGCTTCTCTACCCGAAACGATTTTGACCGTCTGGTCTACGGTTTTTCGATGGGGGCATTTATCTGGCGGAGAAAACCTATTGATCCACGGAGGTAGTAGCGGCATTGGTGTAACGGCGATTCAGCTAGCTAAAGCGTTCGGAGCCAGTGCCTATGCCACAGCGGGAAGCGACGAAAAATGTGCCTTTTGCGAAGAGATAGGTGCCGTAAAATGCGTCAATTACAAAAAAGAAGATTTCGAAAAAGTCTTGGAAGACATAAACATCCATGTTATTCTGGATATGGTTGGCGGAGACTACACGCCCAAAAACCTGCGCCTGCTGGCAACAGATGGCAGGCTAATGTTTATCAATGCCATGCAGGGTGCCGACAGCCAGATTCACATTCCAACGCTGATGCAAAAGCGAATTACGATCAGTGGCAGTATGTTAAAGCCGCGCGATGCCAACTTCAAAGCGAACCTCACCGCCGATGTTGAAAAACAAGTCTGGCCGCTACTCAGCGATGATCGATTCAAACCGATCATCTACCGCACCTTTCCACTCTCCGAAGCGGCCAGCGCACAGGAATTGATGACCAGCAGTGAGCATATCGGCAAAATTGTTCTTGTCGTAGATTAA
- the rocD gene encoding ornithine--oxo-acid transaminase, translating to MILEPTTPVSSADKAMQLEWKYGAHNYHPIPAVLTRGEGIFVWDVDDKRYFDFLSAYSAVSQGHCHPRIIKAMMEQAQRLTLTSRAFYNDKTGLCEKYLCDYFGFDKALIMNSGAEGGETALKLTRKWAYKVKGIPQDQAKVVFAAGNFWGRTLAAISSSTDPSSTNDFGPLLPGYIIIPYDDLDALEATLQSDPNIAGFMVEPIQGEAGVVVPHEGYLRGVRELCTKYNVLFIADEVQTGIGRTGKRVACDHEGIKPDLLVLGKALSGGTMPVSAVMTSDEVMLTIKPGEHGSTYGGNPLACVVTMEALQVVEDEKLTENAAAMGEVFRARMTALSQKTELVKSVRGKGLLNAIVIQERPDLGTETAWEICLKLKGNGLLTKPTHGDKIRFAPPLVINEEQMHEACDIIEKTILAF from the coding sequence ATGATACTCGAACCAACAACGCCCGTCTCGTCTGCCGATAAGGCCATGCAACTGGAATGGAAGTATGGCGCGCACAACTATCATCCCATTCCAGCGGTGCTGACGCGGGGCGAAGGCATCTTCGTTTGGGATGTAGATGATAAACGTTACTTTGATTTTCTGTCGGCCTATAGTGCCGTTAGCCAGGGACATTGCCATCCGCGCATTATTAAGGCGATGATGGAACAGGCTCAGCGCCTAACCCTGACGTCGCGGGCTTTTTACAACGACAAGACCGGCCTTTGCGAAAAATACCTTTGCGATTACTTTGGCTTCGATAAAGCGCTGATTATGAACTCTGGTGCCGAAGGGGGTGAAACGGCGCTCAAACTGACGCGCAAATGGGCTTATAAAGTCAAAGGTATTCCGCAGGATCAGGCCAAGGTGGTGTTTGCCGCCGGAAATTTCTGGGGACGCACATTGGCGGCTATTTCATCGTCCACCGACCCGAGCAGCACCAATGACTTCGGGCCGTTACTGCCGGGCTACATTATTATTCCCTACGATGACCTCGACGCGCTGGAAGCTACCCTTCAGAGTGACCCAAACATTGCTGGGTTCATGGTCGAGCCCATTCAGGGCGAAGCGGGCGTCGTGGTGCCGCATGAAGGCTACCTGCGCGGTGTGCGGGAGCTATGCACAAAATACAACGTGCTCTTTATTGCAGATGAGGTGCAAACGGGCATCGGGCGAACCGGTAAGCGTGTGGCCTGTGATCACGAAGGGATAAAACCTGATCTGCTCGTGCTGGGTAAAGCGCTCTCGGGGGGTACTATGCCCGTATCGGCCGTCATGACGTCTGATGAGGTTATGCTCACCATCAAACCGGGTGAGCACGGCTCAACCTATGGCGGTAATCCATTGGCCTGCGTTGTCACTATGGAGGCCCTTCAGGTGGTAGAAGACGAAAAACTGACGGAGAATGCGGCCGCCATGGGCGAAGTTTTCCGCGCCCGAATGACGGCCCTGAGTCAGAAAACAGAACTTGTGAAATCGGTGCGTGGTAAAGGCTTATTGAACGCTATCGTGATTCAGGAACGCCCTGATCTCGGTACAGAAACGGCCTGGGAAATCTGTCTGAAGTTGAAAGGCAATGGCCTGCTGACTAAGCCAACTCATGGTGATAAAATTCGGTTTGCCCCTCCGCTGGTTATCAACGAAGAGCAAATGCATGAGGCCTGCGATATTATCGAGAAAACGATCCTGGCCTTTTAG
- a CDS encoding DinB family protein, whose translation MTQPDQSISDINDVVRQQLIALLTGSNAHQSFDDAVKDLPTELRGVKPDKLPYSIWQLVDHIRIAQWDILEFSRDSGHQSPPWPSGYWSKELAPADEAAWQQALEQIREDRDAFVALLNDPGRDLYAPFEHGDGQNLLRETLLIADHTAYHVGEIIIIRRLLDAW comes from the coding sequence ATGACTCAACCCGATCAATCAATCTCCGATATAAACGATGTCGTTCGTCAGCAACTGATCGCCTTACTTACCGGTAGCAATGCTCATCAGTCGTTCGACGATGCGGTGAAAGACTTGCCCACCGAACTGCGTGGCGTAAAGCCCGACAAACTGCCGTATAGCATCTGGCAGCTCGTCGATCATATTCGTATTGCGCAATGGGACATCCTCGAATTTTCCCGCGATTCCGGTCATCAGTCGCCACCGTGGCCATCGGGGTACTGGTCAAAAGAATTGGCTCCGGCAGATGAGGCCGCCTGGCAGCAGGCACTGGAACAAATCAGAGAGGACCGCGATGCATTTGTGGCGCTACTAAACGATCCAGGCCGCGATTTATACGCTCCCTTCGAGCATGGCGATGGGCAGAACCTGCTCCGCGAAACGCTGTTGATCGCCGACCATACGGCTTACCATGTCGGTGAAATTATCATTATCCGGCGGTTGCTGGATGCGTGGTAA
- a CDS encoding DUF5522 domain-containing protein: MQPSKKKIPGLADEDYYYTPEGFVVFTTAYHLKRGYCCKSGCRHCPYGFKKKE, encoded by the coding sequence GTGCAACCCAGTAAGAAAAAAATTCCCGGTTTAGCCGACGAGGATTATTACTACACACCCGAAGGGTTTGTCGTTTTCACGACTGCTTATCACCTCAAACGTGGCTACTGCTGCAAGAGCGGATGTCGTCATTGTCCCTATGGATTCAAAAAAAAGGAGTAA
- a CDS encoding cellulose synthase family protein, with translation MEILVLIVYAMALLLLFVYNCGQLSLIVKYLRSEKQRQTLAQSATPLSPDQLPVVTIQLPVYNELYVVERLIDAVVQLHYPKDKLDIQLLDDSTDETVAIIARKIADYKRQGFAIEHIRRPERNGFKAGALAYGLTIAKGELLAIFDADFVPDPEFLLKTVPHFADPKVAIVQTRWEHLNEDFSLITQLQAFGLNAHFTVEQSGRYAAGLLANFNGTGGVWRKAAIVDAGGWQSDTLTEDLDLSYRAQLRGWKFVYREDVGSPAELPVAMNALKSQQYRWMKGAAECARKLFVNVLKSPDVSFSMKLHAFFHLFSSATFILVLLLGVMSVPLIYIRSQHPEWEWVFVVINLFQFNLLILITFYGIPVWFLKGANKSRLAWYFPMYSSLMMGLSLHNTIAVIEGYMGRKTPFVRTPKFNVKTATDSWAANKYISRRISWLTVVEGLLALYFLGGLALAIYIHDYRMFFLHIMLMVGFGMVTIYSLIQAVNRSASVPV, from the coding sequence ATGGAAATTCTGGTCCTGATCGTATACGCAATGGCTTTACTTCTGCTATTCGTATATAACTGTGGTCAACTAAGTCTGATAGTCAAATATTTACGTTCGGAGAAACAGCGTCAGACACTCGCTCAGTCAGCTACACCCCTTTCGCCAGACCAATTACCTGTAGTAACGATTCAGTTGCCGGTTTATAATGAACTGTATGTCGTGGAGCGACTTATCGATGCCGTCGTGCAGTTACACTATCCGAAGGATAAGCTCGACATACAATTGCTGGACGATTCGACCGATGAGACCGTCGCCATTATTGCCCGGAAAATAGCGGACTACAAACGGCAGGGCTTTGCCATCGAACACATTCGTCGACCCGAACGCAACGGCTTCAAAGCCGGGGCGCTGGCCTATGGCTTGACGATTGCCAAAGGGGAACTGCTCGCTATTTTCGACGCCGACTTTGTGCCCGATCCGGAGTTTCTATTGAAGACCGTTCCGCACTTCGCTGACCCGAAGGTAGCGATTGTGCAAACGCGTTGGGAACACTTAAATGAAGACTTCTCGCTGATAACTCAATTGCAGGCCTTTGGCCTCAACGCGCACTTTACGGTCGAGCAGAGTGGCCGGTATGCGGCCGGACTATTGGCCAATTTTAACGGAACGGGGGGCGTCTGGCGAAAAGCGGCCATCGTTGACGCGGGTGGCTGGCAAAGTGATACCCTCACCGAAGACCTAGACTTAAGCTACCGGGCTCAGTTGCGGGGCTGGAAGTTTGTTTACCGGGAAGACGTTGGTTCCCCCGCCGAATTACCCGTAGCCATGAACGCGCTTAAGTCGCAGCAATATCGCTGGATGAAAGGGGCGGCCGAATGCGCCCGTAAGCTTTTTGTGAACGTCCTCAAATCGCCGGATGTATCCTTCTCGATGAAACTACACGCGTTCTTTCATTTGTTCAGTAGCGCTACCTTTATTCTGGTGCTGTTGCTGGGCGTAATGAGTGTACCCCTGATTTATATCCGCAGCCAGCATCCCGAGTGGGAGTGGGTGTTTGTGGTCATCAACTTATTTCAGTTTAATTTATTAATTCTCATCACGTTTTACGGAATTCCCGTCTGGTTTTTAAAGGGAGCGAATAAAAGTAGACTGGCCTGGTACTTTCCGATGTATTCGTCGCTCATGATGGGCTTGTCGCTGCATAATACGATTGCCGTTATTGAAGGGTACATGGGCCGAAAAACGCCTTTTGTGCGGACGCCAAAATTTAATGTCAAAACAGCGACCGATAGTTGGGCGGCTAACAAATACATCAGTCGCCGGATTAGCTGGCTAACGGTGGTGGAAGGCTTGTTGGCCTTATATTTTTTAGGTGGATTGGCGCTGGCTATTTATATCCACGACTACCGCATGTTTTTTCTTCACATCATGCTCATGGTTGGCTTTGGTATGGTCACCATCTATTCACTGATTCAGGCTGTAAATCGTTCGGCATCAGTGCCCGTTTAA
- the rpmB gene encoding 50S ribosomal protein L28: MARVCQITGKRTRTGNNVSHANNKTKRKFFPNLQKKRFFVESTGEWITLRVATSAIKTINKNGLEATLQKAYERGTLTV, encoded by the coding sequence ATGGCCAGAGTTTGTCAAATCACAGGAAAGCGCACACGCACGGGAAACAACGTTTCTCACGCTAATAATAAAACTAAGCGTAAATTCTTCCCGAACCTGCAGAAAAAGCGGTTCTTCGTCGAGTCAACCGGCGAATGGATAACCTTAAGAGTGGCTACGTCGGCCATTAAGACCATTAACAAAAATGGTCTGGAAGCAACCCTTCAAAAGGCTTACGAGCGCGGTACGCTGACGGTATAG